The Bacteroidetes Order II. bacterium genome includes the window CAAATGTTGAAGCAAATGCTTTTGCATCTCCTCTTGACATAACACGCCCAGTTCCGTGACATAACGAATTATATGTGGCTTCAACTTGGTTCGTCGCTGAAATCAGCACGACATCACCATTCATGTTGGAAGGAACAACTGTTTGTTCTCCTGGGGTTACTCTTACTGCACCTTTTCTAATAATTACTCCTTTTTCTAAACATTCAAAATGGTTATGATTTTTGTCAAGTATGAGACTGAGGTGGTCTGATTTAGGCGGACACAAATCTAACTTAATATTGTGTCATGAAGAAACAAGAACAAGCATTAAGTCCTGCAAGTGCGAACCGGTTGCGGCGCAAGTATGACAGGGCGTTCAAAGAAGAAGCAGTGCGGA containing:
- a CDS encoding RtcB family protein → MCPPKSDHLSLILDKNHNHFECLEKGVIIRKGAVRVTPGEQTVVPSNMNGDVVLISATNQVEATYNSLCHGTGRVMSRGDAKAFASTFDYDTLRKNIYIPKMIANDNIKTDAPFCYRDLDSCLELIDNLIIVEKRFSVFAYLGQM